The Glycine soja cultivar W05 chromosome 8, ASM419377v2, whole genome shotgun sequence genome has a window encoding:
- the LOC114423382 gene encoding spermidine hydroxycinnamoyl transferase-like, which produces MVVTIVASHCVVPNQETPKVRLWLSDSDQVVRLGHTPTIYVYKAKHNTKTIERMKTSLGKILVYYYPVAGRLNLSDSGRMELDCNAKGVTLLEAETTKSLGDYGDFSPSESIKEELVPQIDYTQPLEELPLLFVQLTRFKDGESFAIGVACSHTLADGLSAIQFINSWAKVARGETLEPHEVPFLDRTVLKLQHSPSAPCFDHPELKPLPLKLGSSDSIAEENKKTCAVLLKLTPEQVGKLKKKANDQPMKEGSRVRPYSRFEAIAAHIWRCACKARELDEKQPTLVRFNGDIRSRLIPPLPRTYFGNALAATVTPRCYVGETLSKPLSYAAQKVREAIEMLTNEYIRSQLDIVLGEEQLDCIKALFSGQGERRNAPFAGNPNLQITSWMSMPVYEADFGWGKPMYFGLAYVSAQDRAVILLSPHGDGSVIVSMHFQIAHMQLFKKYFYENI; this is translated from the coding sequence ATGGTAGTAACCATTGTAGCTTCTCATTGTGTTGTTCCAAACCAAGAAACACCCAAGGTTCGTTTATGGTTATCAGATAGTGACCAAGTAGTGCGTTTAGGTCATACACCCACTATATATGTTTACAAAGCAAAACACAACACCAAAACCATAGAGAGAATGAAAACCTCACTTGGCAAGATTTTGGTGTACTACTATCCAGTTGCTGGAAGATTGAACTTATCAGATAGTGGTCGAATGGAATTGGATTGCAACGCAAAGGGAGTGACACTTCTTGAAGCTGAAACCACAAAGTCATTGGGTGATTATGGAGATTTTTCACCTTCTGAGTCCATCAAGGAAGAGCTTGTTCCACAAATTGATTATACTCAACCCTTAGAGGAGCTTCCTTTGTTGTTTGTGCAATTGACAAGATTCAAAGATGGTGAAAGCTTTGCCATTGGAGTTGCCTGCTCCCATACGTTGGCTGATGGTCTTAGTGCAATTCAATTCATCAATTCATGGGCAAAGGTAGCTCGAGGAGAGACACTAGAGCCACATGAAGTGCCATTTCTTGATAGAACagttctcaaactccaacactctCCATCAGCACCATGCTTTGATCACCCAGAACTGAAGCCACTACCACTCAAACTAGGAAGTTCTGATAGCATTGCTGAGGAAAACAAGAAGACATGTGCTGTATTACTGAAACTAACACCAGAGCAAGTGGGGAAGCTGAAAAAGAAGGCCAATGACCAACCCATGAAAGAAGGGTCAAGAGTAAGACCTTATAGCAGATTTGAAGCTATTGCTGCTCATATATGGAGATGTGCATGTAAGGCTCGTGAACTTGATGAGAAACAACCAACCCTAGTTCGGTTCAACGGTGACATTCGCAGCAGACTAATTCCACCTCTTCCTAGGACTTACTTTGGGAATGCTTTGGCAGCAACAGTTACACCCAGATGTTATGTTGGAGAAACCTTGTCAAAACCATTGAGCTATGCTGCCCAAAAAGTAAGAGAAGCAATTGAAATGCTTACGAATGAGTACATAAGGTCACAGCTAGACATTGTATTAGGTGAGGAGCAATTGGATTGCATAAAGGCTTTATTCTCGGGACAAGGAGAACGTAGGAATGCACCATTTGCAGGGAATCCGAATCTTCAAATCACAAGCTGGATGAGCATGCCAGTGTATGAAGCAGATTTTGGTTGGGGAAAGCCTATGTATTTTGGTTTGGCATATGTGTCTGCACAAGATAGGGCAGTGATTCTTCTAAGTCCTCATGGGGATGGATCCGTTATTGTGTCCATGCACTTCCAAATAGCACATATGCAACTCTTCAAGAAATACTTCTACGAGAATATATGA